A window of the Candidatus Cloacimonadota bacterium genome harbors these coding sequences:
- the udk gene encoding uridine kinase — MKQAARLILIAGGTCSGKTTIAKAIGQRLKDLKTVIVSHDNYYKNLAHLSPSQRATVNFDHPDSIDKDYLLRDIHDMLAGNAVNVPDYDFITHSRSEGSYCIADADVIILEGIFALYYTELLELSDLKIYVDTDADLRLARRMGRDIIERGRDVENVLDQYLQTVKPSHEAFIEPSKKNADVIIPGDKEFDKVLYMLNGYLLYELVSNTRRGS; from the coding sequence ATGAAACAAGCAGCAAGACTGATCCTGATTGCCGGAGGGACCTGCTCCGGAAAGACCACCATCGCCAAGGCGATCGGACAGCGATTGAAAGACTTGAAGACTGTGATTGTTTCTCATGACAATTACTACAAGAACCTTGCCCATCTGTCTCCTAGCCAACGTGCAACTGTGAATTTCGACCATCCAGACTCAATCGACAAGGATTATCTTTTGAGAGATATCCACGATATGTTGGCAGGGAATGCGGTAAATGTTCCGGATTATGACTTTATAACCCACAGCCGTAGCGAAGGCAGTTATTGCATTGCAGATGCGGATGTAATCATTCTGGAAGGTATCTTCGCCCTGTATTACACAGAATTGCTGGAGCTGTCCGACCTCAAAATCTATGTGGATACCGATGCAGACTTGCGCTTGGCACGCAGAATGGGACGCGACATCATCGAGCGCGGCCGTGACGTGGAAAACGTTTTGGATCAGTATCTGCAGACAGTGAAACCATCTCATGAAGCCTTTATCGAACCCAGCAAAAAGAACGCTGATGTGATCATCCCGGGAGATAAAGAATTCGATAAAGTGCTGTATATGCTAAATGGCTATCTGCTCTATGAATTAGTGAGTAATACACGGCGCGGATCATAA